A single region of the Chryseobacterium sp. 6424 genome encodes:
- a CDS encoding acyltransferase family protein, with product MKRDLYIDFAKGFATLSIIFIHTVFWSGQFYIPTEVRVLSLLIDVPLFYALSGLTSGGNVEKTLYRLLKLQITFMIFVTLLFFLDYLFKVFGLNVFGLAWMQDFYSTFGSKYVPQSISDVPQWQNLGNWYLHQYTNADTFPVVMGSFWYLKVYFILTVFGVLILRFFPKHVKWFIALCFGLTLIFNLFPHYYPTGQVGYVALYLGIFLLANQLKGKKIPTKVAAVLYGILALILIILFWNEGKEFFLKMNKAKFPPKLLYVFWSSFSLLTLLVLYNRLKISKESLVTFIGKNAIFFYFAQGISSSLVYFLVVSLKEKIVWWALMLLIYLINVALAFGIAVLLKKFDALSWKLLEFLRKKTASAN from the coding sequence ATGAAAAGAGATCTCTACATTGATTTTGCGAAAGGTTTTGCAACGCTTTCCATTATATTTATTCACACCGTATTCTGGTCGGGACAGTTTTATATTCCGACAGAAGTACGTGTCTTGTCGCTTTTAATTGATGTGCCGCTTTTCTATGCGCTGAGCGGCCTTACGTCGGGTGGAAACGTAGAAAAAACGCTTTACCGTCTGCTAAAACTTCAGATCACCTTCATGATTTTCGTTACGCTGCTCTTTTTTCTGGATTATCTTTTTAAAGTTTTTGGTCTTAATGTTTTCGGTCTCGCCTGGATGCAGGATTTCTACTCGACTTTTGGCTCGAAATACGTTCCGCAAAGCATTTCCGACGTCCCGCAGTGGCAGAACCTCGGCAACTGGTATCTGCACCAATACACCAATGCCGACACTTTCCCTGTAGTGATGGGAAGTTTCTGGTACTTGAAAGTTTACTTTATTCTAACAGTTTTCGGTGTGTTGATTTTAAGATTTTTCCCGAAACACGTCAAATGGTTCATCGCGCTGTGCTTTGGTTTAACCTTGATATTCAACCTGTTTCCTCATTATTACCCGACGGGTCAGGTTGGTTACGTGGCGTTGTATCTCGGGATTTTCCTTTTAGCCAATCAACTTAAAGGCAAAAAAATTCCGACAAAAGTAGCCGCAGTTTTATACGGAATTTTGGCTTTAATCCTGATTATTCTGTTCTGGAATGAAGGCAAAGAGTTTTTCTTAAAAATGAACAAAGCCAAATTTCCACCAAAACTTCTGTACGTTTTTTGGTCATCGTTCTCGTTGCTGACGCTTTTGGTTTTGTACAACCGCCTGAAAATCTCGAAGGAAAGCTTAGTCACTTTCATCGGTAAAAACGCGATATTCTTCTACTTTGCGCAGGGCATCAGTTCATCGCTGGTTTATTTCCTCGTCGTTTCACTCAAAGAAAAAATAGTGTGGTGGGCTTTGATGCTTTTAATTTACCTCATCAATGTCGCGTTGGCCTTTGGAATTGCGGTTTTGTTGAAGAAATTTGATGCGCTGAGTTGGAAACTGCTTGAATTTCTACGTAAAAAAACCGCCTCAGCAAACTGA
- a CDS encoding tRNA-(ms[2]io[6]A)-hydroxylase, which yields MFKLKLLTDPRWANIAEGNLEEILTDHAWCEQKATTNAITLITMLPEYPEIITELIKIAQEELEHFQMVHEIIKARGYEFGRERKDDYVGELLKFVRQGGNRDERIIDRMLFAAMIEARSCERFKVLTENIKDEELKVFYRELMISEANHYTTFIGFARQLGNPEEVNQRWEEWLAYEAEIIKSYGKKETIHG from the coding sequence ATGTTTAAACTAAAGCTACTCACCGACCCGCGCTGGGCGAATATTGCCGAAGGTAATTTGGAAGAAATTCTTACAGACCACGCCTGGTGCGAACAAAAAGCGACTACCAACGCGATCACGCTGATCACGATGCTTCCCGAATATCCCGAAATCATTACTGAACTCATCAAAATCGCGCAGGAAGAACTCGAACATTTCCAGATGGTGCACGAAATTATCAAAGCGCGCGGTTACGAGTTCGGGCGCGAACGCAAAGACGATTACGTGGGCGAACTTCTCAAATTCGTACGCCAGGGCGGCAACCGGGACGAAAGAATCATCGACCGGATGCTCTTCGCCGCGATGATCGAAGCGCGAAGCTGTGAACGTTTTAAAGTCTTAACTGAAAACATTAAGGACGAAGAACTGAAAGTTTTCTACAGAGAACTGATGATTTCCGAAGCCAATCACTACACCACTTTCATCGGTTTTGCGCGACAGCTCGGCAACCCGGAAGAGGTGAACCAACGCTGGGAAGAGTGGCTGGCATACGAAGCCGAAATCATAAAATCTTACGGTAAAAAAGAAACCATCCACGGATAA
- a CDS encoding DUF502 domain-containing protein: protein MNRERTEQLLNTFAKSFFQGLLIIGPFAVTIWIIWYIVSSIDNIIPAVSERLYPGITFMIVVLGTALIGYLGNKFIIGRVVVDSFDYLLEHTPGIKFIYTSLKDVMTSFVGDKKKFNQPVLIKTTDEPEVWRIGFLTQSDLSSVGFPEYVSVYLPHSYAVSGWVVFVRAENLVVLENVTAAQAMKFAVSGGVAGFHSDDNVFKAPE, encoded by the coding sequence ATGAACCGCGAGCGTACCGAACAGCTACTGAACACTTTTGCCAAATCCTTTTTCCAGGGTTTGCTCATCATCGGTCCGTTTGCCGTAACCATCTGGATTATCTGGTATATCGTCTCGAGTATCGATAACATCATTCCGGCGGTTTCCGAAAGGCTTTATCCGGGCATTACCTTCATGATCGTGGTCCTCGGCACCGCGCTGATCGGTTATCTCGGCAACAAATTCATCATCGGACGCGTAGTGGTAGACAGTTTTGATTATCTTCTTGAACATACTCCCGGCATTAAATTTATCTACACTTCATTAAAAGATGTAATGACGTCTTTTGTGGGCGACAAGAAGAAATTCAACCAACCGGTCCTTATTAAAACCACCGATGAGCCCGAAGTTTGGCGCATCGGCTTCCTTACCCAAAGCGACCTTTCATCCGTTGGTTTCCCCGAATATGTATCGGTTTACCTACCGCATTCTTATGCGGTGTCTGGGTGGGTAGTGTTTGTACGCGCAGAAAATCTTGTTGTTCTCGAAAACGTAACGGCGGCGCAGGCGATGAAGTTTGCTGTGAGCGGCGGCGTGGCTGGTTTCCATTCGGATGACAATGTATTCAAGGCGCCGGAATGA
- a CDS encoding tryptophanase, with protein MKLPYAEPYRIKMVEEIRQSTPEEREQWLKDANYNLFNLKSSQVYIDLLTDSGTGAMSDQQWGALMTGDESYAGSRSFDQLHDSVQNITGYPYLLPTHQGRAAENVLFSVLVKEGDVVPGNSHFDTTKGHIEFRKAHAIDCTVDEAFDIENLHPFKGNIDLEKLENVYKSHPKEQIPFCLITITCNSSGGQPVSLENIKAVKELSDRYGIPIYFDSARFAENAYLIKKREAGQENRTIKEIAKEVFSYGVGMTMSSKKDGLVNIGGFIALSDEKIFNAASNFTIIYEGFITYGGMAGRDMAVLAVGLNEATEFDYLESRISQVEYLGNKLIEYGIPIQKPIGGHAVFVDSQKFLPNIPREEYPAQTLANEIYKEAGIRTVEIGTLLADRDPGTRENRYPKLELVRLAIPRRTYTNNHMDYIAVAIKNVYDRREEIEKGYNITWESDILRHFTVKLEEA; from the coding sequence ATGAAACTCCCATACGCAGAACCTTACCGCATAAAAATGGTGGAAGAAATCCGCCAATCCACGCCCGAAGAGAGAGAACAGTGGCTGAAAGATGCCAACTATAATTTATTTAATTTAAAGTCGTCACAGGTCTATATCGATCTTTTGACCGATTCCGGAACCGGCGCAATGAGCGACCAACAATGGGGCGCGCTGATGACCGGCGACGAAAGCTATGCCGGTTCCAGAAGTTTTGATCAGCTGCACGACAGCGTTCAGAACATCACCGGCTATCCTTATCTTTTGCCAACGCACCAGGGAAGAGCGGCTGAAAACGTGCTGTTTTCAGTTTTGGTTAAAGAAGGCGACGTCGTTCCCGGAAACTCGCATTTCGACACCACGAAAGGACATATCGAGTTTAGGAAGGCGCACGCGATCGACTGTACCGTCGATGAAGCTTTCGATATCGAAAACCTACATCCATTCAAAGGGAATATTGATTTAGAAAAACTTGAAAACGTTTACAAAAGTCATCCGAAAGAACAGATTCCGTTCTGTTTAATTACGATTACGTGCAATTCCTCCGGTGGGCAGCCTGTTTCGCTTGAGAACATCAAAGCCGTAAAAGAACTTTCCGACCGTTACGGCATCCCGATTTATTTTGATTCCGCCCGTTTCGCAGAGAATGCTTATCTCATTAAAAAAAGAGAAGCCGGCCAGGAAAACCGCACCATCAAAGAAATCGCAAAAGAAGTTTTTTCTTACGGTGTGGGCATGACGATGAGCTCAAAGAAAGACGGCCTCGTAAATATTGGCGGATTCATTGCGCTGAGCGATGAAAAGATCTTTAATGCCGCCTCTAATTTCACCATTATTTACGAAGGTTTCATCACCTACGGCGGAATGGCTGGCCGCGACATGGCCGTGCTGGCTGTTGGTCTGAACGAAGCCACGGAATTCGATTATCTTGAAAGCAGAATCTCGCAGGTAGAATACCTTGGTAATAAACTGATTGAGTACGGCATCCCGATCCAGAAACCCATTGGCGGACACGCCGTCTTTGTCGATTCGCAGAAGTTTTTGCCCAACATTCCGCGCGAAGAATATCCTGCGCAGACTTTGGCCAACGAAATTTACAAAGAAGCTGGCATCCGCACCGTAGAAATCGGGACTTTGCTGGCCGACCGCGATCCCGGAACCCGCGAAAACCGCTACCCGAAACTCGAACTAGTGAGGCTTGCTATCCCGCGCAGAACCTACACGAACAACCACATGGATTATATCGCCGTTGCCATCAAAAACGTGTACGACCGCCGCGAAGAAATCGAGAAAGGTTACAACATCACCTGGGAATCTGATATTTTAAGGCATTTTACGGTGAAGCTGGAGGAGGCTTAG
- a CDS encoding GLPGLI family protein, whose protein sequence is MKELLCILLCLLTSIQKANAQSKKFSDIEVGYYMKHTPDSLVREKYFEAEMVLILNNNQSYYFNPAMVVFYENLDKAVSTYSNVQEIARNPISLPKIRHSAWRENENIFITSPLGKYNYTYKASKIKWTLLSEVKNIGNYNCRLATATIDGDTIYAWYTTQIPFDEGPFKFKGLPGLILEVYNKSGTIEIEATNVAMNNVPIVKMNEALQVSLKDRSEFMSARDKYHRYPFDNNFPKETVDRKINELEKINVFLD, encoded by the coding sequence ATGAAGGAATTACTCTGTATTTTACTGTGTTTACTGACCTCAATCCAAAAAGCTAATGCACAAAGTAAAAAGTTCTCGGATATTGAGGTGGGATATTATATGAAACATACACCAGATTCGCTCGTCCGGGAAAAATACTTTGAAGCTGAGATGGTTCTTATACTGAATAATAATCAGTCTTACTATTTTAATCCCGCTATGGTGGTATTTTATGAAAATTTAGACAAAGCTGTATCGACGTATTCGAATGTCCAGGAGATCGCAAGAAATCCGATCTCTCTTCCTAAAATCCGGCACAGTGCGTGGAGAGAAAATGAAAATATTTTTATTACGTCACCATTAGGCAAATACAATTATACCTATAAAGCTTCTAAAATTAAATGGACACTACTCAGTGAAGTAAAAAATATAGGGAATTACAATTGCAGACTTGCCACTGCAACAATCGATGGAGATACAATCTATGCGTGGTACACTACACAAATCCCGTTCGACGAAGGCCCTTTCAAATTTAAGGGACTTCCAGGATTAATTTTGGAAGTGTACAATAAAAGTGGGACCATTGAAATTGAGGCGACAAATGTTGCTATGAACAATGTACCCATTGTGAAGATGAATGAAGCTTTGCAGGTCTCTCTAAAGGACAGATCTGAGTTCATGTCTGCTCGGGATAAGTACCATAGGTATCCTTTTGACAATAATTTCCCCAAGGAAACCGTGGATAGAAAAATTAATGAGCTAGAGAAAATTAATGTTTTTTTAGATTAA
- a CDS encoding GIY-YIG nuclease family protein has protein sequence MKPGFIYILTNKNHTTLYIGVTSNLPGRILEHKQKKYKNSFSAIYNLDKLVYWEAFQEIGDAIGREKQLKAGSRQKKLDLITKFNPEWGDLYDDVCAEFGLDNDFPL, from the coding sequence ATGAAACCCGGCTTCATCTACATCCTTACCAATAAGAACCACACCACGCTTTATATTGGTGTGACTTCCAACCTGCCTGGCAGAATTCTAGAACATAAACAGAAGAAATATAAGAACAGTTTTTCTGCGATATACAATCTTGATAAATTGGTTTATTGGGAGGCCTTCCAGGAAATTGGAGACGCAATTGGCAGAGAGAAACAGTTAAAAGCCGGTTCGCGCCAGAAGAAATTAGATCTTATCACCAAGTTCAATCCTGAATGGGGGGATTTGTATGATGATGTATGCGCTGAATTCGGGTTGGATAATGACTTTCCTTTATAG
- a CDS encoding elongation factor G — protein sequence MSANTKDLRNVVLLGHSDSGKTTLIETMLYEGGAIKRRGSVEGQNTVSDHTDLEHEKGKTIFSHQMFVNWKNNKINMIDTPGFDDFVGEVVSSLKVVDTAIIVLNAANGVEVGTELVWEYVEKYRTPAIFVINQMDHPKADFERTLEQAKERFGPKLVPLQYPYNSGASFNAIIDALRMVMYEFPENGGKPEKKPIPESEMARANEMHNALVEIAAENEEGLMEKYFEEGNLSEDDLAKGITIALAKQQFFPVFVTSGLKDMGSGRLMGFIDDIAPSPADRPARKLENGEEISYDPNDKTTIFIYKTISEPQVGMVSYFKVLSGKLKPGDELVNANNGETERISQLFVAEGKDRIPVDELVAGDLGVTVKLKYGHSNNTLNSKGLDRKIRPMQFPESRIRKAVSTDSTADMEKLVSALHRIEEEDPTLRVEHSAELKQTIVHGQGQLHLDLVKQRIQKEFGVKMNFENPKIPYRETITGQAEADYRHKKQSGGSGQFGEIHMRVENYYDDMPEPTGVNIRQKDIEDLPWGGKLAFYWCIVGGAIDNRYIGAIKKGIMQQMKEGPLTGSHCQNVRVTVYDGKMHSVDSNDISFQLAASGAFREGFHKARPQLLEPIYSVEILCPDEDTGDVMGDLQTRRAMISGMDSEGHYQKILAEVPLAEMHDYGSTLRSITGGRAKFTMKFSEYQLVPPNVQQELVKVHASLQEV from the coding sequence ATGAGTGCTAATACCAAAGATCTACGCAACGTGGTGCTGCTCGGGCATTCCGACAGTGGCAAGACTACGCTGATTGAAACAATGCTTTACGAGGGCGGGGCCATCAAACGCCGTGGCTCCGTTGAAGGACAGAACACGGTGAGCGACCATACCGACCTGGAACACGAAAAAGGCAAAACCATCTTCTCCCACCAGATGTTCGTGAACTGGAAAAACAACAAAATTAACATGATCGATACCCCAGGATTTGACGATTTCGTTGGCGAAGTCGTTTCTTCGTTAAAGGTGGTCGATACCGCGATCATCGTGCTGAATGCCGCCAACGGCGTGGAAGTGGGAACTGAACTCGTGTGGGAATATGTCGAAAAATACCGGACACCCGCCATTTTCGTCATCAACCAGATGGATCATCCGAAGGCGGATTTTGAACGAACTTTAGAACAGGCCAAAGAAAGATTCGGTCCTAAACTCGTTCCGCTTCAGTATCCGTATAATTCCGGCGCGAGTTTCAACGCAATCATCGATGCTTTGCGCATGGTGATGTACGAATTCCCGGAAAATGGCGGCAAACCAGAGAAAAAACCAATTCCCGAAAGTGAAATGGCACGCGCCAACGAAATGCACAACGCTTTAGTGGAAATCGCCGCCGAGAATGAAGAGGGTTTAATGGAAAAATATTTTGAGGAAGGCAACCTTTCCGAAGATGATTTGGCCAAAGGTATCACCATAGCACTCGCCAAGCAGCAGTTTTTCCCAGTATTCGTCACCAGCGGACTGAAAGATATGGGCAGCGGCAGGCTGATGGGTTTTATTGATGACATCGCACCGTCACCCGCCGACAGACCGGCCCGCAAACTCGAAAACGGCGAAGAGATTTCCTATGATCCGAACGATAAAACCACCATATTCATCTACAAAACCATTTCTGAACCGCAGGTCGGCATGGTTTCTTACTTTAAAGTTTTAAGCGGAAAACTGAAACCCGGCGATGAATTGGTCAACGCCAATAACGGCGAGACAGAACGCATCTCCCAGCTTTTTGTAGCCGAAGGTAAAGACAGGATTCCCGTGGATGAACTGGTAGCGGGCGATTTGGGTGTAACGGTTAAACTTAAATACGGACATTCGAACAATACCTTGAATTCAAAAGGTCTCGACAGAAAGATCCGCCCAATGCAATTCCCCGAAAGCCGCATCCGCAAAGCAGTTTCAACCGATTCTACGGCCGATATGGAAAAACTCGTCTCCGCACTTCACCGCATCGAGGAAGAAGATCCCACGCTGAGAGTCGAGCATTCTGCCGAGCTGAAACAAACCATCGTTCACGGCCAAGGCCAGTTGCATCTCGATCTCGTGAAGCAACGCATCCAGAAGGAATTTGGCGTGAAGATGAATTTCGAGAATCCTAAGATCCCTTACCGCGAAACCATCACAGGCCAGGCAGAAGCCGATTACCGCCACAAGAAACAGTCGGGCGGCTCCGGCCAGTTTGGCGAAATACACATGCGGGTGGAGAACTACTACGACGATATGCCCGAACCTACCGGCGTAAACATCCGCCAGAAAGATATCGAAGATTTGCCTTGGGGCGGCAAGCTCGCCTTTTACTGGTGCATCGTGGGTGGCGCGATAGACAACCGCTACATCGGCGCCATCAAGAAAGGCATTATGCAGCAGATGAAAGAAGGTCCGCTTACCGGTTCGCATTGCCAGAACGTGCGTGTAACCGTGTACGACGGCAAGATGCACAGTGTGGATTCCAACGATATTTCATTCCAGCTGGCGGCTTCAGGCGCTTTCCGCGAAGGTTTCCATAAAGCCAGGCCGCAGTTGCTTGAGCCCATCTATTCTGTTGAGATCCTTTGTCCGGACGAAGATACCGGCGATGTGATGGGCGATCTGCAGACGCGCCGCGCCATGATTTCGGGGATGGATTCTGAAGGGCATTACCAGAAAATCCTGGCTGAGGTTCCACTGGCCGAAATGCACGATTACGGTTCCACCCTGCGCTCCATCACGGGCGGACGCGCAAAGTTCACGATGAAGTTTTCGGAGTATCAGTTGGTGCCGCCGAATGTTCAACAGGAGCTGGTGAAGGTTCATGCTAGTTTGCAGGAAGTTTAA
- a CDS encoding YpdA family putative bacillithiol disulfide reductase, translated as MEILDVLIIGAGPIGLNCALEAEKNGLNYLIIEKGTIVNSLYHYPLYMRFFSTAEKLEIAEIPFITTSPKPGRQDALEYYQGIARQKQLKINLYEKVLKVSKNNILEIETSKANYLAKNVIIATGFYDIPNLLNIKGENLPKVKHYYTEPYPYANQKIVVIGASNSAVDVALETYRKGVEVTMIIKNSEISKSVKYWVKPDIENRIAEGSIKAYFNSEVVEIKESTVLFKDETGNIHEIENDFVLAMTGYLPDFEFLQNSGIELEGDKLIPAYNSDTMETNVENLYLAGVVCGGKDTHLWFIENSRIHAEIIINHIINQNNSVS; from the coding sequence ATGGAAATTTTAGATGTATTGATTATCGGCGCCGGACCCATCGGTTTGAACTGTGCTTTGGAAGCCGAAAAGAACGGTTTAAATTATCTGATCATTGAAAAAGGCACCATCGTCAATTCACTCTATCATTACCCGTTGTACATGCGCTTTTTCTCGACGGCCGAAAAACTCGAAATCGCTGAAATTCCCTTCATCACAACTTCTCCAAAACCCGGCAGACAGGATGCGCTGGAATACTATCAGGGAATTGCGCGGCAGAAACAACTCAAAATTAATCTCTACGAGAAAGTTTTAAAGGTTTCAAAAAATAATATCCTCGAAATTGAAACCTCGAAAGCAAATTATCTGGCGAAAAACGTAATCATTGCCACCGGTTTCTATGATATTCCGAATCTGTTAAACATCAAAGGCGAAAACCTACCCAAAGTAAAACATTATTACACTGAACCGTATCCTTACGCCAACCAGAAAATTGTGGTCATCGGCGCGAGCAATTCCGCTGTGGATGTGGCGCTGGAAACTTATCGAAAGGGAGTGGAGGTCACCATGATCATTAAGAATTCGGAAATTTCAAAGTCGGTTAAATACTGGGTGAAGCCCGATATTGAAAACCGTATTGCGGAAGGAAGCATTAAAGCATATTTTAATTCAGAAGTCGTTGAGATTAAAGAATCAACGGTCCTTTTTAAAGATGAAACGGGCAACATTCACGAGATCGAAAATGATTTTGTGTTGGCAATGACGGGTTATCTTCCCGATTTTGAATTTCTTCAAAATTCCGGTATCGAATTAGAAGGCGACAAGCTCATCCCGGCCTACAATTCCGACACTATGGAAACCAATGTCGAAAATCTGTATTTGGCCGGCGTTGTCTGCGGCGGCAAAGACACCCACCTTTGGTTCATCGAAAACTCGCGGATCCATGCGGAGATTATTATAAATCATATCATCAACCAAAATAATTCGGTTTCCTGA